Sequence from the Candidatus Nanopelagicales bacterium genome:
AGTTCCGCTCGCTCGCGATCTCTACGACCTGCAGTGGTACGCCGGTGCCGGGGCGATGGACGAGCCGCTCGTACGCCGACTCTGGGTGCTCAAGGTCTACCGTGACATCGTCGTCGATGGGCGCGGCACCAAGCCCATCGACCCGGACGATGTGCTCGCTGCGAGGACCTCCAAAGACTTCCGTCCTGAAGACATCGGCTACCTCACCAAGCCAGTGCGCATCGACGAGTGGATCGCGACCGTGCGCACTCGCTACGCATTCATCGCAGATCTTGACGCCACCGAACGTCGATGGGTCGAGTGCAACGAGCGAGACCGCTACGAGGTCGAATCTGCGCTCGCCAGCGTCCGGGGTTCTTGAACGGCCCGTCAGCGGCGCAGCGCTGCTCGCGCCAGTGCGGCGGCAGCAGGGCTCACCCAGCCGCGGCCGCCAAGGCTGACTCTCTTGTCCGTGACGTTGATCAATGTGTCTAACACCGCGAGCCGGTAGAGCTCGTAGCCCTCTAGCGGACTTCCGTCCGGGTGACGCCAGCCCAGGTCTGAGAGCGCGGCTGCCACCAGTTTTCGGGGGAGGACGGTGCCGGGCGAGGAGCCGGCGTAGGCCAGCATGAGCAAAGTGGCGACGGACTCGAACTCGCCTCCCTTGTTGGGGACGAGGCGCGCCGCGAGATGCGACCACAACTTCTGCGGGTCACGCTCGGCCGCAGCCCCGGCGCGGGTCAACTGAAGGGTGCCCTTGTGTTTGCGCAGCAGCCCCATCGACTGCAGCGACCTGCGAAAGCCCAGAAGCGGCGCCGCGTTAGTCTCGCGGTTGATCTTGCCGATCCAATCACACATCGCGGGCACGATCTCGGCGGCGGCTTCGACGTCAGCGGGCTTGAGATAACCGGCGGACGTCAGCTCAATGCCGCCGCCCTTGGCGCGGCTGAGGAACCAGCGATGCGCGCCTAATGCAGCAATCATCTCCTCACGCTCGGGCTGGGTCGGCTCGGTGACCAGAAGGAGCATGCGCTGGACGAAATCCTCGCCTACGGTCGTGTGGCCCAGGAAGTTGACCAAGTCAACGAGCCGCAGGTCGACTCCGTGCTCGCGAAGTATGAAGTACGGCCCCCGCAAGGCCTGGTTCAGCTCGTCGAGGTCGAAGCGCGCGGGATCATCGACGACCATCGCGATGCTGTCCAGATCGGTGCCGCCACCGGAATCCTCCGGCGGTGCAGTACGCCGCCCTCCCACCGCGACCGCGGAGGGTGAGTCCGGTGACGCGGGAAGGACCTCCTCCAGCCGAAGCGTGAGCTCCCAGTTGTCTCCGTAATCGTAGAGGTAGGCCAGGACATCGCCCGGCTCTCGCAGCGTCTCATCAAGCCGAACGTCGGTGGCCGGTGTGCCGTCTTCCTCGGCGTCCTCACCTTCCTCGGCGTCATATGGGCAGAGGAACAGCTGACTGGTTCGGTCGAACGCGTGCCCGCCGAGGGAGAAGCGATGCAAGTGTGAGTCGGTCCAGTCGAAGGCAACCTGCAGCACCTGATGGACCGCGTCCAACTTCAGGTCCGAGCGGAGATCAAGTCGACGCCAGATCGGCGGATCGGCACGGTCGAGGTCGACCCGGATCCGGTAGGTGGATACCTCGTCGAGTGGTGGGCGGCGAAGCTCTGGCCGCATTCTTTGGAGAGCAGCCTTCCTGCCGATGCCGGTCAGGTCGCCAGCGAGCTGGCGCAGGTCAGACAACTCCATGCCCGAGATCGCCGCCTCGAACTTGCGGAGGAACTCGGCCTCGGCATCGTCGCTTCCTGTCACGGCACCAATCTATTCGAGCTGTCACCGGCGGCGGCCAGCCAGGCCCATCAAAGCGGGGGGCACCGCAAACTCCGAGATGTGTCCTCCACACGGAACCTGTCTCAAGGAAGGTTGACCCGGGGTGGTCACGCGTTTGCGGGCGTCAGCCCATGTCGGCTATCGGGCCAGCTGATGCAGAGGTGAGTAGCCGGGGGGTGCAACTCCCCCCGGCTACTCACCTTTGCACCAGGGGGGCCTCCGCATAGGCGATTGGCGGCGGGTCGGTGGATTCAGGCTAACCGTGGGCGCCCGCTGGCGGCCTGTCCGACGCCGTTCGTGACCTAGACT
This genomic interval carries:
- a CDS encoding plasmid pRiA4b ORF-3 family protein, with protein sequence MTGSDDAEAEFLRKFEAAISGMELSDLRQLAGDLTGIGRKAALQRMRPELRRPPLDEVSTYRIRVDLDRADPPIWRRLDLRSDLKLDAVHQVLQVAFDWTDSHLHRFSLGGHAFDRTSQLFLCPYDAEEGEDAEEDGTPATDVRLDETLREPGDVLAYLYDYGDNWELTLRLEEVLPASPDSPSAVAVGGRRTAPPEDSGGGTDLDSIAMVVDDPARFDLDELNQALRGPYFILREHGVDLRLVDLVNFLGHTTVGEDFVQRMLLLVTEPTQPEREEMIAALGAHRWFLSRAKGGGIELTSAGYLKPADVEAAAEIVPAMCDWIGKINRETNAAPLLGFRRSLQSMGLLRKHKGTLQLTRAGAAAERDPQKLWSHLAARLVPNKGGEFESVATLLMLAYAGSSPGTVLPRKLVAAALSDLGWRHPDGSPLEGYELYRLAVLDTLINVTDKRVSLGGRGWVSPAAAALARAALRR